Genomic DNA from Torulaspora delbrueckii CBS 1146 chromosome 8, complete genome:
GAGGATATACCAAGGATTCCAAAAAGACCTCAGAGGGTACACAGGCCTAATGATGTCAACGAGCCTATTCAAACAAGATCTTTGTCGTCTTCTAGTGTGGATAAAACTTCGCTCAGTGATAGTGGTCCTGAATCACCACAGATACCAGTCAATCGGCCCCAAAGGTTGAAGACCAAGTCACCTACGCCAGTAGGGGAAAGTGATTCGAGTCCTGATGTTGAAGTTCCACCAGTTCCTTCTACTCGTCCCAATCGAGCAATAACAGATGAAGAGTCGAACAAAAGTGATTCAATAGATGATGAATCGCCACGCCCTCCAGTTAATCGTCCTCAGAGGGTACGCACGACATCTCCAATGCCATCTGCTGCAATCGCAGGGCATTTATCAAAGGCAAACACGGCAGATGCGATTGGAGGTCTGGGAGCACCTAGTATGCCGTTGAACAGACCTGTAAAGCGTACAACTACTGAGAGTCTCGACCGTTTGGTACAAAATACTAGTGTTCAGCTCAAGGAAATGGAACAATTGATCTCCAAACATAATGAACGGGCGGCAGAGCTAGGTGATGTTGATGCGCAAAGAGATGGTTCTTCGAAGGAAGGGCTACTTGCggaagaagacaaagatgAACGTGAGTCGATTAAGGAAGTAAGTGGCGAACACCGGTTGAATACACAAGAGGATGAACAGGTAGAGAAGCAGCATAAGGACCAGCCCGCTCAAGCCGTCTCAAATGGCATTGAATCCAGTGAAGCTGATTCTGTACACGGAAGAGGGCCACCTGAAGAAGTCAGTGAGAAGCAAGAGTCTTTGGAGGGACCTGTATTGAATCCATTGTCCAACGAAGATGACAAGATTTTAATTTCTGCAAATGAAAGTGAACCTGTTAATGAACAAATGAAGGAGCAATCGGAGACCCCATCAGATACTGTCAAATCTTCACCTGATAGCGCACCAAATATGCCTAGACGCCCCATCAGGACAGGTCCCTCTATGTTACCGGCCAACGATTTGCCCAAGAGTGATACTCAAACTCCAGAGCCCCAATTAAAGACTGATGATTCCAGTGGCTCGGAAACCTCAATCACCAAGAAGCGTGCACCACCTGTGCCTAAGAAACCGTCATCTCGAATTGCAGCATTCCAGGAGATGTTACAAAAGAAACAGCTAGAACAACTACAAGGCCCAAAGCCCCAACATACCTTAAAACAAGAAGTTGCTGAGTCACAACGATCTAAACATGGCGATGAGAAAGCACAATTCCGGCAGAACCTGAATGCGTTGTTTACGATTCCAGGAGCACCAGCTCCAGCTGGCGTGGCAACGACACCAAGTGAAATCCCAACTGGTGAGTCGACTAATgaagacaagaaagagaaaacaTTACCTGATGTTCGTCAAAAAAGGGCTAGAGGTCCTCGCGGACGTAAACTACCTTCAAAAGTCGCCACAGTTGAGAAAGTCCGTAATGAATCTACTGGCAATAACATCGAATTGTTCCATTCGTGGACTACAATTCCTCGCACTCGaaaagaggatgaagaagatacaATCgtgaaggaagaagcagtTCAGCTACCGAGTGCGGGGCAAGATAGTTCGGCTAACGATGGCATTGAGGAAAGACGTTCCTCCGTTGTGCAATCGCCAAGTGGTCAAAAGACCGAAACTCCAGAGCACTCAATCAACCAGACTGAGGCATCGCTCAGTGAACTAGCAGAGGAGCTTGAGTCAGAGCATTCAGGAAGTATCCCTGCGACAAATGAAAAGGAGGGTGAAATGGAGGAAGTTGGTCCTGAGGCCATCGAAAGTCCACAAGACTCCATCTCTAAGCAGATATCCAAGGATGAGATTCCACCAGAGTTTCGCACCTCAAAGGAAATAAGTGAGGATTGGATAACGGGCGACATCGATTTAACTGAGAAATAGCTTTAAACACTTCTAATAGTATATTCTTGGTCTTTACGTGaactttcttgatgttACCCTGTAAATTATCTTCTGGCTACCAAGGCACCATTGAGCGGAAAAACACTATTAACAGTAATTAGGCTCGATGCCTATAGTAACCTTGATCTATGTCTATCAGCCCCTTTCAGTCTCCTTAGATAGTTCAATATTACCCTATGGTGGTAGATACAGAGTATTACGAGCTTCTAGGCATAGAAACTACGGCCACTGCAGTAGAAATTAAGAAGGCATACAGGAAGAAATCGATCGAAGAGCATCCTGATaagaatccaaatgatcCAGGCGCTACCGAGAGGTTCCAAGCAATTTCGGAAGCTTATCAAGTATTAAGCGATAGCGATTTACGTGCGAATTATGATAAGTTTGGCAAGGAGAAGGCTATTCCTAAGGGTGGTTTCGAAGACGCTGCTGAACAATTTTCCGTAATCTTTGGAGGGGAAGCTTTCGAACCTTACATTGGAGAACTTactctgttgaagaatttgcaGCGACAGGAAGAATTACAGGCCCAAGATGATGCcgagaaggagaaggagaaggagaaagaggaagttgagaagaagaacagggCTGTCAAAACTCAGACGGATGATGCAATCAAAGAGGGAATGGGTAGCTTAAAGATTCATGACGGAAGAGAACATACGGAAGGACCATCTAAGAAGACCAAATtagaagaatttgaagagcaaCTCAAGTTAGAAAAGGAGAAAAATGCAGAAGTTCTTGCCGcaaaattgattgaaaGACTCTCTATTCTTACTGAGAGTGTTTATGACGAGGCGTGTAAAGAGTCATTTGCCAAAAAatttgaggaagaagctaatCTCCTGAAGATGGAGTCGTTTGGGTTGGATATCTTGCACACTATCGGTGACGTCTATTGCGAAAGAGCTAGAATTTTTCTCGCGTCCAACACAGTCTTTGGACTTGGTGGCATGTTTCATTCCATGAAGGCTAAAGGTGGTGTATTTATGGATACCCTGAGGACCGTGTCGGCGGCTATCGATGCACAAAGCACAATGAAAGAGCTAGAGAAAATGAAAGGAGCCAGTGAATCAGattctccaattcttgataaGGACGGAAAAGAGGTTACCAAGCCCACTCCTGAAGAATTGGCAGTTCAAGAACAGCTGCTCATGGGGAAAGTATTATCTGCTGCATGGTACGGCTCAAAATATGAGATCATGTCTACGTTGAGAACTGTTTGTGATAATGTCATTTTTGACAAGTCAATTGATAAAACCACGAGATATAAGAGGGGAGAGTCGCTACTACTATTGGGTAAAGTATTTCAAAAGGCATATAGAAATAAGGcggaacaagaagaagcacAAGTCTTCGAACAACTCGTCGCTGAGGCAACTAAGAAAAAGCGCCATACATGATAACATATATCACTTGGCACACAGAGAGCTTGAAAGCCTAAAGCTGATACGCATTTACGCATTTACGATGAAGCCAAGCCCTTCTTTTCTATATTCCAATACTAGAATCTATAAATGAATACACGAAGATCATACGGCTCATAACTC
This window encodes:
- the DJP1 gene encoding Djp1p (similar to Saccharomyces cerevisiae DJP1 (YIR004W); ancestral locus Anc_7.157), yielding MVVDTEYYELLGIETTATAVEIKKAYRKKSIEEHPDKNPNDPGATERFQAISEAYQVLSDSDLRANYDKFGKEKAIPKGGFEDAAEQFSVIFGGEAFEPYIGELTLLKNLQRQEELQAQDDAEKEKEKEKEEVEKKNRAVKTQTDDAIKEGMGSLKIHDGREHTEGPSKKTKLEEFEEQLKLEKEKNAEVLAAKLIERLSILTESVYDEACKESFAKKFEEEANLLKMESFGLDILHTIGDVYCERARIFLASNTVFGLGGMFHSMKAKGGVFMDTLRTVSAAIDAQSTMKELEKMKGASESDSPILDKDGKEVTKPTPEELAVQEQLLMGKVLSAAWYGSKYEIMSTLRTVCDNVIFDKSIDKTTRYKRGESLLLLGKVFQKAYRNKAEQEEAQVFEQLVAEATKKKRHT
- the AIM21 gene encoding Aim21p (similar to Saccharomyces cerevisiae YIR003W; ancestral locus Anc_7.156) gives rise to the protein MSSEDIPRIPKRPQRVHRPNDVNEPIQTRSLSSSSVDKTSLSDSGPESPQIPVNRPQRLKTKSPTPVGESDSSPDVEVPPVPSTRPNRAITDEESNKSDSIDDESPRPPVNRPQRVRTTSPMPSAAIAGHLSKANTADAIGGLGAPSMPLNRPVKRTTTESLDRLVQNTSVQLKEMEQLISKHNERAAELGDVDAQRDGSSKEGLLAEEDKDERESIKEVSGEHRLNTQEDEQVEKQHKDQPAQAVSNGIESSEADSVHGRGPPEEVSEKQESLEGPVLNPLSNEDDKILISANESEPVNEQMKEQSETPSDTVKSSPDSAPNMPRRPIRTGPSMLPANDLPKSDTQTPEPQLKTDDSSGSETSITKKRAPPVPKKPSSRIAAFQEMLQKKQLEQLQGPKPQHTLKQEVAESQRSKHGDEKAQFRQNLNALFTIPGAPAPAGVATTPSEIPTGESTNEDKKEKTLPDVRQKRARGPRGRKLPSKVATVEKVRNESTGNNIELFHSWTTIPRTRKEDEEDTIVKEEAVQLPSAGQDSSANDGIEERRSSVVQSPSGQKTETPEHSINQTEASLSELAEELESEHSGSIPATNEKEGEMEEVGPEAIESPQDSISKQISKDEIPPEFRTSKEISEDWITGDIDLTEK